Genomic DNA from uncultured Flavobacterium sp.:
CTGCCGGAGGATACAATAATCACTGGACCAGAAATATAATTTCAAATCCTGAGGAGACAAAAATTTATATCGCTGTTGGTTCCGGAAGTAATGTTGGAGAAAACGGAATGGATAAAGAAATTCGCCGTGCAGCAATTTTAGAAATTAATCCTGATGGAACGGGCGAAAAAATTTATGCAGACGGACTTAGAAATCCGATGGGAATGGATTGGAATCCTGTGAATAAGGAATTATGGACAGCCGTTAATGAGCGTGATGAATTGGGCGACGATTTGGTTCCGGATTATATTACCAGTGTAAAATTGAATGGTTTTTATGGCTGGCCTTATTCTTATTTTGGAAATAATCCTGACCCAAGAATGAAAGGAGAGCGTAAAGATTTAGTTGCCAAAGCTATTGTTCCTGACGTTCCGGTTGGTTCTCATACGGCTTCTTTAGGATTGGCTTTTTATACTAAAGATGCTTTTCCTGCGAAATATAAAAATGGAGCTTTTGTAGGACAACATGGTTCCTGGAATCGCTCAGTAATATCAGGTTACAAAGTTCTTTTTGTTCCGTTTGCGAATGGAAAACCTTCTGGAAAACCTGAAGATTTTTTAACCGGTTTTGTTGCCAATGCAGATAAAGCTGAAGTTTATGGACGTCCGGTTGCGGTAACTGTTATGAAAGACGGATCGCTTCTGGTTAATGATGATAGCGGAAATACGATTTGGAAAGTTACGGCGAATAAGTAAAATTAAATTCCAATATTTAAATTCCAAATTCCAAACTGTATACGAATAATTTAAACACATAGAAACATAGGTTTTTACTTTGCGAAAAGGATATAAAAAAGAAATACATTTCTTCTCACATAGCTATGTGTATTAATGCAAAATGAAATGCCTTTTTTTACGTCACTAAAAGCTATGTTTCTATGTGTTTAATAATTTACTGCAAAAACCGATCAAAACCCTTTTATGATTCTAAAAAAATACTGCTTTGTTATTCTTGTCATAATTGTTTTTCAAAACACTTTTGCGCAAGAACAGAAAAGCAAATCTATTGATTCTCTTCAAACAGAAAAATTAGAAGAAGTTGTTATTAGTTCGCTTCATATTAACGACAGTTTACAAAATGCTCCTGCTTCGATAGGGATTTTATCAAAAAAAGACCTTTTGCAAAATAATGCTACAGATATTAGTACAGTAATCAATACGATTCCCGGAGTTTTTATGCAATCTTCAAATTTTACGACAACCCGAATTTCAATTCGTGGTATTGGTACCAGAACTCCTTACGGAACCAATAAAATCAGAGCCTTTTATGGTAGTATTCCGTTGACTTCAGGAAATAGCGAAACTGTTATTGACGATATTGATCTCGAAAACATTGGTCAGATCGAAATTATAAAAGGTCCGCTTTCGAGTATTTATGGTGCAGGTTTGGGCGGCGCGATTTTGATTTCACCTCAGGTTTCAAAAACAAAGGGAGAAAACGCAAGTATAAGCAGCGTTTTTGGTTCTTATGGATTATTAAAAAACAGCTTAAACTATAGTCTAACTGAAAAAAAATCGAGTTTAAATATCAGTTATCATAAACTAAAAACCGATGGATGGCGAGAAAATAGTTCGTACAATCGTGAAGGAATAACGCTTGCGGGAGAATTGTTTAAGAAGCAAAACAGCAAGCTTACTTATTTTACAAATTATACTTATTTGAAAGCTTTTATTCCCAGTTCGATTAGTAAACAGGTTTATGACACAAATCCGCAATTGGGTGCGCCAACTTGGGTTGCCTCAAAAGGATTCAAAGAATATAAATCGACTTTGGCAGGATTGGCTTATGATTTCAAGATTAATGATAATCTAAGCAATTCGACTTCGGTTTTTGTGAATTACAAAGACAGTAATGAACCAAGACCTTTTGATATTTTACGCCAATATACTTTTGGCACCGGCGGAAGAACGCAGTTTTCAGGAAAGTTTAAAATTAGTAAAACCGAAAATCAATTTATTGCCGGAATCGAATATTTCAATGATAATTATAACGGAAATACTTTTCAAAATTTATACAAAACTAACAACGGTCAAGGAAGTTTACAGGGAAATCAATTGACAGAAACAGATCAGAAAAGACATTTCTATAATATATTTTCGCAAATCAGAACTTTACTTTCTGATAAATTCGAATTTCAGGCGGGATTAAATTATAATGAAACTCATTTTGAACTCACAAACTTTCTCCCTCAAAAAACTTCCACCGAAAAATACAGCTATGGCGGAATCC
This window encodes:
- a CDS encoding TonB-dependent receptor is translated as MILKKYCFVILVIIVFQNTFAQEQKSKSIDSLQTEKLEEVVISSLHINDSLQNAPASIGILSKKDLLQNNATDISTVINTIPGVFMQSSNFTTTRISIRGIGTRTPYGTNKIRAFYGSIPLTSGNSETVIDDIDLENIGQIEIIKGPLSSIYGAGLGGAILISPQVSKTKGENASISSVFGSYGLLKNSLNYSLTEKKSSLNISYHKLKTDGWRENSSYNREGITLAGELFKKQNSKLTYFTNYTYLKAFIPSSISKQVYDTNPQLGAPTWVASKGFKEYKSTLAGLAYDFKINDNLSNSTSVFVNYKDSNEPRPFDILRQYTFGTGGRTQFSGKFKISKTENQFIAGIEYFNDNYNGNTFQNLYKTNNGQGSLQGNQLTETDQKRHFYNIFSQIRTLLSDKFEFQAGLNYNETHFELTNFLPQKTSTEKYSYGGILSPQLSFLFKPNQEQTLYFSASRGFSLPATEETLTSSGNINPNIKPESGYNFEVGGKFYFFNKNLYTEFAVYRMEIKDLLVAKRIGDDQYEGVNAGKTFHEGIEISAKHNWSINRFFSLNSYAGASLGKYEFKNFVDNGNDYSGNKLTGVAANKVNAGLILNTNLGLYFSSDFQFVDKIPLNDANSVYSDSYIILNLKTGYRFEIIPNLSAQLAFGINNFTDEKYASMILPNAVAVGNSTPRYYYPGLPVNYYGTVSINYLF
- a CDS encoding sorbosone dehydrogenase family protein; this translates as MKNISQILSISFLVVLTACNGQSKEEKIALSKQPSTVVKTAIGDLTLPAPYATESKTKDSKVLGWPEGKTPKAPEGFTVTKFADGFENPRWSYISPNNDIFVVESGTRTSKNQIIILRDKDKDGKFETREVFLTGLNRPFGMLILKDFFYVANTDGLYRYPYKNAPLKLETQGVKIVELPAGGYNNHWTRNIISNPEETKIYIAVGSGSNVGENGMDKEIRRAAILEINPDGTGEKIYADGLRNPMGMDWNPVNKELWTAVNERDELGDDLVPDYITSVKLNGFYGWPYSYFGNNPDPRMKGERKDLVAKAIVPDVPVGSHTASLGLAFYTKDAFPAKYKNGAFVGQHGSWNRSVISGYKVLFVPFANGKPSGKPEDFLTGFVANADKAEVYGRPVAVTVMKDGSLLVNDDSGNTIWKVTANK